In Anabas testudineus chromosome 12, fAnaTes1.2, whole genome shotgun sequence, one genomic interval encodes:
- the cipca gene encoding CLOCK-interacting pacemaker a — translation MSSFSRPDRHRTPLFARATHLRTLKPDQERDSGFSDASSEYLSTVDLTDSEDAGRNGSIVSPDPTAQRVAVMGGSYAGLSPMIIMNNFVLKQPSQIAQTEKQWDFPTPLEVMPQSQVVLLQPMVSNGSSSPPKNGSENTQQSKSSMPLLKSYPRIAPHPVEVHTKRVGSSRVRGSSASAYDQRQRRHQHSHRLYSTISPLQTQLKPVSNFEAASNQPQAAETQEQLIDKSLSPLAGTSSLPTLTDEFGPEMDSNRIHAGCQDALSIDSNKLKRFSNTYNILNESGLLGITLRTKQLIKENKRTQGQLQQLQEQTALLLEALSSGDPQLWTKLQLSLQDTDKEQCGAKAQSVLA, via the exons ATGAGCAGTTTTAGTAGACCTGATAGACACAGGACGCCGCTATTTGCCAGGGCAACACACCTTAGGACACTCAAGCCTGACCAGGAGAGAGATTCGGGCTTCTCAG ATGCCAGCTCTGAGTACCTCAGTACAGTTGACTTGACTGACTCTGAAGATGCAGGAAGGAATGGGTCGATAGTCAGCCCGGACCCAACTGCTCAACGGGTGGCTGTGATGGGAGGCTCATATGCTGGACTGTCTCCAATGATCATCATGAACAACTTTGTCTTAAAGCAG cCATCACAGATCgctcaaacagaaaaacagtggGACTTTCCTACGCCCTTAGAAGTGATGCCTCAGTCACAGGTAGTTCTTCTTCAACCTATGGTCTCAAacggcagcagcagcccccCAAAGAATGGCTCAGAAAATACTCAGCAATCAAAAAGCAGCATGCCCCTCCTCAAGTCCTATCCCAGAATCGCCCCGCACCCAGTAGAAGTGCACACTAAGAGGGTGGGATCCTCCAGGGTGAGAGGGAGTTCAGCATCTGCATATGACCAGCGACAGCGGAGACACCAACACAGCCACAGGCTCTACAGCACCATCAGCCCACTGCAGACTCAACTCAAACCTGTTTCCAACTTTGAAGCAGCAAGCAACCAACCACAGGCAGCTGAGACTCAGGAGCAGCTCATTGACAAATCTCTCTCCCCGCTGGCAGGAACAAGCTCTCTGCCTACCTTAACAGATGAATTTGGGCCAGAGATGGACAGCAACAGGATACATGCTGGATGCCAGGATGCTCTCTCAATTGACAGCAACAAACTGAAACGTTTTAGCAATACATATAACATCCTCAACGAGTCTGGTTTACTGGGGATCACTTTGCGCACGAAGCAGCTGATCAAGGAGAATAAGCGCACCCAAggccagctgcagcagcttcaggagCAAACGGCTCTGCTGCTGGAGGCTTTAAGCAGCGGAGACCCACAGCTCTGGACTAAACTCCAGCTGTCTCTGCAGGACACGGACAAGGAGCAGTGTGGGGCTAAAGCTCAGAGTGTGTTGGCCTAA
- the zdhhc22 gene encoding palmitoyltransferase ZDHHC22: MFTRMLKLRLLNAVAPAYFFMATVVTFILHFCFFIPTIFPNPNTSLRGSTTLHTVVFLFLMFNALGNYIMTIKYPAESTNETVVPVCSPHCSDKVDAHYLLNGRHFCKLCKKVILKRDHHCFFTGNCIGNKNMRYFIMFCIYTSCTCLYSLVLGVAFLTVEYSISFENPLTFLTLLPISTGYFFMGTISGLQLFVVLMLYVWLGIGLVSAGFCCQQVLLVARGQTWCQMQRGQLVENCIPWKTNLSDVFGTRWVLGLLLPVQTVEMGSEDLNALKQD; encoded by the exons atgttCACCAGGATGTTAAAGCTCAGACTTCTCAATGCTGTAGCACCTGCTTACTTCTTCATGGCCACAGTGGTCACCTTCATTTTACACTTCTGCTTTTTCATTCCAACAATATTCCCAAACCCGAATACATCGCTGAGGGGCTCGACCACTCTCCACACGGTTGTCTTCCTTTTCTTGATGTTCAACGCATTAGGGAATTACATAATGACTATAAAATACCCCGCCGAAAGTACCAATGAGACTGTGGTTCCAGTGTGCTCGCCGCACTGCTCGGACAAAGTGGACGCTCACTACCTCCTTAACGGCCGTCACTTCTGCAAACTCTGTAAGAAAGTGATTCTCAAGAGGGATCATCACTGTTTTTTCACTGGAAACTGCATCGGCAACAAAAACATGCGCTACTTCATCATGTTCTGCATCTACACATCATGCACATGTTTGTACTCTTTGGTTCTTGGAGTGGCCTTTCTAACAGTGGAGTACTCCATCTCCTTCGAGAACCCACTTACCTTCCTGACTCTTCTCCCCATCTCCACTGGTTACTTCTTCATGG GAACCATCTCAGGCCTGCAGCTGTTCGTGGTGCTGATGCTGTATGTGTGGCTGGGCATCGGCCTGGTCTCTGCAGGCTTCTGCTGCCAGCAAGTTCTGCTGGTGGCCCGGGGACAGACCTGGTGTCAGATGCAAAGAGGTCAGCTTGTGGAGAACTGCATCCCCTGGAAAACCAACCTCAGTGATGTTTTTGGTACCCGCTGGGTCCTCGGCCTTCTCCTGCCTGTGCAGACAGTGGAGATGGGTTCTGAAGACTTAAATGCACTCAAACAAGACTGA